The Poriferisphaera corsica DNA segment ATGACACAACCGCCAAACAACAGTGATGAATGGTACAAAGATGGCCTCTCCTTCGAGTGCTCGCTCTGCGGTAATTGTTGCACCGGTGCTCCTGGCTTCGTCTGGTTCAATGAGCAGGAAGCTGACGAGATGGCCACCATACTCAATATCGACGCACCAACGTTCCTCGAAAAATACGCACACAAAAAATTTGGCCGTTGGACACTCAACGAAGTTAAAAACGAAAAAAGACAATACGACTGTGTATTCCTAATCGATCTTCCCGGCGGACAACGCGGTTGCAAACTGTATAAATCTCGGCCTACCCAATGCCGAACCTGGCCCTTCTGGCCGGAAAACCTCAAATCATCTAGGACATGGAAAAACGCAGCCAAAACATGCCCCGGCATGCGCCGTGTCGACGCCAATTTTTACCCCGTTGAAGACATCCGTATCATCCTCAATCAAAATGAGTTCTAATCATCGGATAGTGACAACAACATGATGCAACCACACAATAACTTCCTTTCGACTCGTGACCTTTGGCAGCGTTGGTATCACGCAGCCTCAACCCCCGAAGTTACCGCATCGCTCCTTGATTTGTACAACCAGCTCGCCGACCGTATCAAACAGCAAAATGCTGCCTGCCTCGCTTCCGGTAAATGCTGTAAATTCGAAACCTATGGCCACCGCCTCTACGTCACAGGATTCGAAATCGCTTTCGTCCTTCATCAACTCATCCATCACCCCATGTCACCCGAAAGTGCAGATGACAATTGCGAGCAACCCGCTAAATCTAACAATCACTCCCTCAATGTACTCAACGGCGCAGCTCAATCACTAGCATCTGACAACACCCCCATTGATGGCTGTGTTTATCAAATCGACGGCCTCTGTTCCATCCATCCGATCCGTCCGCTTGGCTGCCGCATTTATTTCTGCGACCAGCAACTTCAAGATTGGCAGAACGATCTTTACGAAGAGTTCCTTAAGAAACTGCAAGAAGTCCATATGCAATACGAGATCCCGTATCGCTACGTCGAATGGCGCACCAGCCTCGCCGAAGCCTCAGAATATATCCAATCTGAATCCGCTTAAATCGCAGCAGCAATCTAAAGCTAACAAAACATAAAACCCCTGCTTTTACAGGGGTACACACACATTCACATCACTTCATCTCTTGGCAGCCAGTTTAATCTTTAACCCTTCACTGCTCCCAATTGAATCCCTGCAACCAACTGTTTTTGCATCGCAACAAACAGAATAATCAGTGGTACAACTGACATCGTAACCGCCGCCATCAACAAATTCGTTTCCGAACTCGATGCCGATTCAAACGATAAAATCCCGATCGGCAATGTATATTTATGTTCACTCTTCAGCATGACCAGCGGCCAGAAAAAGCTGTGATACGTCCCCATAAAAGTGAAGATCGTCAACGTTACTAGCCCCGGACGCGATAGAGGCAATATCACATCCCAATACACTCGCCACTTACTTGCGCCGTCAATCTCTGCCGCCTCATCTAAACTGGTCGGAATAGAGAGCATAAACTGCCGCAACATAAACGTTCCAAACGCCGAGAATGCTGCTGGCAAAATCAGCCCCGCTAATGAATTGACCAGCCCCAATGAAATCATGATCTGAAAGTTTGGGATCATCAACACCAGTCCCGGCAACATCATCGTTGCCAGATAAACAAAAAAGACCTTGTCACGTCCCGGCCACTGCAATCGCGAAAAACTATACGCTGCCAGCGAACTGGTAAAGACCTGCAAAAACGTCACCCAGCACGCAATAAAAATACTATTCCAATAGAACGTCCCGAACGGGATCACCTCGAAAACCCTGGCGTAATTTCCCAAATGCCAACCTGCCTCGCCCGGCAACCAGCTCGCACTACTCACCTCGCTTAGGCTCTTTAAGCTCGTCAGCACCATCCAGACAAATGGCAAAATCAGCGTAAAACTGATCCCCGCCAGCAACAGATGCAGCAACGACGCCCCCATAAACTTCTGGCGGTCTCGCACTAAACCATGTTTCGCATTAATCGTTGACATAGCGATTACCAAACTTCCAGTTAAACAATGTGATCGAGAATATCATCAAGAACAGCACCCAAGCGATCGCTGCCGAATAGCCCAATCGCCCCGTCTCAAAACCCTCGTTGTAAATAAAGAAACTCAACGGCGTCGTCGCACCCGCAGGCCCGCCATTCGTCAGCGTTCTCGCCATCTCAAACCCGCCCTGCAATCCGCCAATGATCGACATCACCGCAATGAAAAAAGTTGTCGGTGCCAACTGCGGCCACGTCACATTCCAAAAACGCGCCCATCGTGATGCGCCATCGATGTCCGCCGCCTCATACAACTGCTGTGGCACATTCGTCAACGCCGCCAAGTACAGCAGCATATTATTCGAACCCATCGCCGCCCAGAATCCAATAATCATCATCGACGGCTTCGCCCACGCATAATCCCCCAACCAATTCGGTGCATTCAACCCCGGATCAATCGGATCACTCACCATCCCCGGTAAGTGATACAGCATCGTCGATAGACCCAGAACAATAAATGACAACACCATCAACCCAAGTGTCAACAAAATCCCATTCCCGAACCCGTCAAAATCCTTACACGTAAACGCACGCCCATTGATCACCATCCGCCCAATCTGATAAACAAATACCGTTCCACACGAAACCGCTAACACCCAACTACTCTCCGACGTATACCTCCATATAGAAGCAACGACAATCGGCAACACTAACGCGCCAATCACTGGAATAAGCGCCGTCTTTCCAATCTCCCCATCATCCCATAGCCCACGCAATCTTCTCAGCCCAAACGCAAACAAACAAACAATAATCCCATACCCAATCCATCGGCACGACCCAAACAGCCCTGTCGGCAACGCCGCCGTTAACTCGCTTACTTCATCAAGCACCGGCTGCAGCGTCGTATTGATCGGTCCTGATCGTGGGTTATATAGCTTTTTCCAAAGCACATACGTCGGCACACCAGCTGTAAAGCTCGGCAAGTAGAACAGCGTGCGATAAACGGTATTCCCACCCATCACTCCAAAAAAGATAATCCCACCCAGTAAACAGATCAGCAGCGTCATCATCCCCATACCCGACCCGCCTGCGATAAACATTAACGCAACGGAGATACCAAGTACTGCTGAAATAATGACAAACGCGCTCTGTTTCAGCCACTTCGCAACCTTATGACTATCCGTCCTAGTATTTTGACTCAACAACACTGCCGAAATTAATGCCGCACCTATCCCAAACGGTATCCCCATCATCAAGAACAGTGTGTTCTTGAAATATTGAAAAAACTCCGGCTCTGTAAATAGCCGCACAAAGTTCTCCACCCCAATAAAGTTCAAATCCGGATTCTCTTTAAACGGATTTGTCTTCGTCAGATTCCAATCCGAAAACGCCATATAGATCGACAGCACCACCGGAAACACCACAAACAGTGCCACCCCACATATGTTCGGCGTCAAAAATGCCAAACCCGTCAAGACATTCTTCTTGGTCTTTGAATTCAACATCATTACTCACCCATGCTCATATCTTTGTAGTAACGCTTCAAAAACGGATTACGAACCAACCGCAACGGTATCTTTTTGCCTTCAGTCTTGCACTGATCAATCACTTTCTGATCTTCAGTCAGTTTGTCATACATCTCCTGTAACGCAGGCTTTTCACGCAGCGTTAACGCGATCTTCTTGTCTATCGCCAGCTTAGTTGCAGATGCCGCTTCTTCTGGAGACGAAATCTTGTTCACCACACGGTCGTAATAGTATTGCGTTGATCTGAACACCTCAGCATCCGCGACAAACGGACTGTACACCCCGCCAATCGCGATCGTCTTCGCCTGATTCACAAACTTTTCATGAATGCCCCATTCGTTCGGAAATTTTTCAGGCCGCAAAAACGCTTCCCCCTTCGCATATTCAGGGTTCGGAGGCAGCGCATCCGCATCATTCACAATCAACATGTTGTAATCTTCACTAGCTAAATACTGATAAAATAGCTTGGCCGCCTCTTTGTGATTCCCACCCTTATACATCGCCGAAGTGCGCGTCGAAATTCGGGCATTCGGATAATGATCGAAGGGCACACTCACCGCACCAAGTTTCATCGGCTCCTCAAATCGCCGTAACTGAATCAACATGTACCGCCCCGTATATATCATCGCAAAATTGCCACGATAAAACAGTTGCGCCGTTAACCCCCCATAACCCGACCCTACATTAAACGAACGTATTTCAGCTTCCGTGGGGATAATATGATCCTCATGAATCCACTTGCTAATCCGATCAAGTGTCTTCACATATCTTTCATCATCCAGCGTACTTGCCGTCAACGTTTCGTTAAAAATGCTCAGCCCCATACTCCGATGCATCAGCGTATAATCCACGCCGATTGCATAGAAGTTCGTCTGCTGCTTGCCTGGCTCGTTCGCAGCCTTAACATACGCTTTACCCAATCGTTCAAACTCATCAATCGTCCACTTCTCAGGCGGTAGCGGTTGACCATACTTCTCAAACACATCTTTATTCACCAGCAGCAGCGAGCAAACCACATTACACGGGAACGCCATCTGCCTCCCATTCACCACAAGCTCAGTTTCTAGCGCTTTATAAGTCTTCGAAAGATCGAAACCCATCTCTTTCGCACTATCCGTAAGCTCTTCCAGCACACCAATATCATCCATGTACCGAACATACCGGCCATTAAACAAATCCATCACATCGCCGCCCACACCTGACACCGTCTGGATGATCTTTTTCGCCATCCGTCCATTCGCCGCGTCAATGCGCAAATCAACCGCAGGCTTCCCATCCGCCGTCACATGACCATGCTTGATGAGCCACTTCTTAAATGTCTCAACCTGCAACGTCCTCGCAGGGTTCGGATCTGTCACCCAAAACAATACCGGCACCTCAGACTTCGCATCTGGGAACCGCATGTATGTCGCAAAGCTAAACAGACTTAATAAAACAGCAACGATCAGAAATATGTACTTCATAGCCTCTTTTCGCGCAGCAGATGGTTCAACAAGTCATTCACACAAACACAACATCCAAAGCACGCCAACTCTCTCAACCCAAACAGGCACCACGCCACTCGACTCACTCATGCAAGGCATGCTTATTCAATCAAATTTCAACATTCAATAAAAATGAGCAAAAGTTGCGTTGAGTATACCCGTAATTGCTCCCTCGAGATAGGACCATCTCAAAAAACTATCATTTGCTAAGAATCTGTCTATTTGCCCAGTATAATCCGCGATAGTTCGCACGCATCATGCACAACCACATCAGCACCATTCTGCTCTAGCTCTTCAACCTCTCGGAATCCCCATGACACACCCACCGTCATCACGCCCCCAGCTTTCCCTGTCAGCATATCCACTTTACTATCCCCCACATAGACACACTCACTCGGCTTGACCCCCACTACGTCCATCGCTTCTCTAAGCCCCGCCGGGTCTGGCTTTATCGCCACGCCCTCACGCGCCCCAAACACCACATCAAACCCATACCCATCAAGTAACTTTGTGACCACTTCACGCGTTGCACCGTCTGGCTTGTTGCTCACCACGCCCAGCTTCACACCCCCATTTTTCAACTCGCGCAACATCTCACCTACGCCCGGGTACAGCCCCGTATGGTCATACATATGAACATCATAGTATTCATGAAACAGCCGCAATCCTTCCTCAAACAACCCCTCATGCCCAGCACCCAAAGCATCCCTAATCAGGTTCTTCACACCCTGTCCCACCAGATACCGAT contains these protein-coding regions:
- a CDS encoding YkgJ family cysteine cluster protein, whose protein sequence is MMQPHNNFLSTRDLWQRWYHAASTPEVTASLLDLYNQLADRIKQQNAACLASGKCCKFETYGHRLYVTGFEIAFVLHQLIHHPMSPESADDNCEQPAKSNNHSLNVLNGAAQSLASDNTPIDGCVYQIDGLCSIHPIRPLGCRIYFCDQQLQDWQNDLYEEFLKKLQEVHMQYEIPYRYVEWRTSLAEASEYIQSESA
- a CDS encoding carbohydrate ABC transporter permease codes for the protein MLNSKTKKNVLTGLAFLTPNICGVALFVVFPVVLSIYMAFSDWNLTKTNPFKENPDLNFIGVENFVRLFTEPEFFQYFKNTLFLMMGIPFGIGAALISAVLLSQNTRTDSHKVAKWLKQSAFVIISAVLGISVALMFIAGGSGMGMMTLLICLLGGIIFFGVMGGNTVYRTLFYLPSFTAGVPTYVLWKKLYNPRSGPINTTLQPVLDEVSELTAALPTGLFGSCRWIGYGIIVCLFAFGLRRLRGLWDDGEIGKTALIPVIGALVLPIVVASIWRYTSESSWVLAVSCGTVFVYQIGRMVINGRAFTCKDFDGFGNGILLTLGLMVLSFIVLGLSTMLYHLPGMVSDPIDPGLNAPNWLGDYAWAKPSMMIIGFWAAMGSNNMLLYLAALTNVPQQLYEAADIDGASRWARFWNVTWPQLAPTTFFIAVMSIIGGLQGGFEMARTLTNGGPAGATTPLSFFIYNEGFETGRLGYSAAIAWVLFLMIFSITLFNWKFGNRYVND
- a CDS encoding carbohydrate ABC transporter permease, coding for MSTINAKHGLVRDRQKFMGASLLHLLLAGISFTLILPFVWMVLTSLKSLSEVSSASWLPGEAGWHLGNYARVFEVIPFGTFYWNSIFIACWVTFLQVFTSSLAAYSFSRLQWPGRDKVFFVYLATMMLPGLVLMIPNFQIMISLGLVNSLAGLILPAAFSAFGTFMLRQFMLSIPTSLDEAAEIDGASKWRVYWDVILPLSRPGLVTLTIFTFMGTYHSFFWPLVMLKSEHKYTLPIGILSFESASSSETNLLMAAVTMSVVPLIILFVAMQKQLVAGIQLGAVKG
- a CDS encoding YkgJ family cysteine cluster protein, encoding MTQPPNNSDEWYKDGLSFECSLCGNCCTGAPGFVWFNEQEADEMATILNIDAPTFLEKYAHKKFGRWTLNEVKNEKRQYDCVFLIDLPGGQRGCKLYKSRPTQCRTWPFWPENLKSSRTWKNAAKTCPGMRRVDANFYPVEDIRIILNQNEF
- a CDS encoding HAD family hydrolase, translated to MNYEAAIFDLDGTLVNSLRDLADAVNYALRELGRPMHELEAYRYLVGQGVKNLIRDALGAGHEGLFEEGLRLFHEYYDVHMYDHTGLYPGVGEMLRELKNGGVKLGVVSNKPDGATREVVTKLLDGYGFDVVFGAREGVAIKPDPAGLREAMDVVGVKPSECVYVGDSKVDMLTGKAGGVMTVGVSWGFREVEELEQNGADVVVHDACELSRIILGK
- a CDS encoding ABC transporter substrate-binding protein, translating into MKYIFLIVAVLLSLFSFATYMRFPDAKSEVPVLFWVTDPNPARTLQVETFKKWLIKHGHVTADGKPAVDLRIDAANGRMAKKIIQTVSGVGGDVMDLFNGRYVRYMDDIGVLEELTDSAKEMGFDLSKTYKALETELVVNGRQMAFPCNVVCSLLLVNKDVFEKYGQPLPPEKWTIDEFERLGKAYVKAANEPGKQQTNFYAIGVDYTLMHRSMGLSIFNETLTASTLDDERYVKTLDRISKWIHEDHIIPTEAEIRSFNVGSGYGGLTAQLFYRGNFAMIYTGRYMLIQLRRFEEPMKLGAVSVPFDHYPNARISTRTSAMYKGGNHKEAAKLFYQYLASEDYNMLIVNDADALPPNPEYAKGEAFLRPEKFPNEWGIHEKFVNQAKTIAIGGVYSPFVADAEVFRSTQYYYDRVVNKISSPEEAASATKLAIDKKIALTLREKPALQEMYDKLTEDQKVIDQCKTEGKKIPLRLVRNPFLKRYYKDMSMGE